Genomic window (Paenibacillus sp. 37):
AAGTCATGCAGATCGGGTTTGCGTAAAGTCGTTAGTGCTTTACCCATCAGCACGATACCTTTCTGATTCCCCTCTACGTTATTGTGGTAGTCCGGATATCTGGTCAGTGCCAGGTCTGTCCAGATGACGGTGCGTTCGACCAGATCCATAATGACAGGGATCGCAATCTGCGTATCCGCTGTAATATCGATTTTGTTCGCTACGGTAGACGGTTCGAAAATCTCGCCAGACCCCGGCTTCTTCCTCATCATCCAGCCCACAAAACATTCGGGCAGATCACAATACGGATGACTTGTAAACGAAAGCAGTGTCGCCACCACATATCGTCCACCAAAAGCCACGATGGATGGAATATGCAGATCAATAAACTCACTTGCTCCGTTAGGTGCAGTCACGATATCTCCGCTATGGACAGCCTTATAGTTAGAGGATCGCAGATTCGTATAGGAAATATGCTCCACATAGTTCCAGTCCTTATCATACATCACCGCAGACAAGTCAATGTCCACGCGCCCTGTAGACTTTCCATCCACGTCCCCCTCTTTCCACCAGTTGAAGAAACGAATGGTATCACCCTCTGCCATCGGCACACGGCTTCCACGAACGATGGTATGCAGAGCCTTGCTCGCTGATCTCTGGGAAAAGGGTACCAGATAATCATGAAGCTGTGGATCGACATAGGTCTTCCCAAGCGGGGAAAGGTTTGCGAATCGCTCTACCAGCGCCTGCTCGCATAATTGCACGACATCTTGACACGTGCCTTCATCGATCTCTGGCAGCTCATTCGGAACAGCAAAAGCTTTGGCTACATTGCCTTTCGGGAAGAAGACACGCAGATCCTGCCGTTCATTACGCTGCGCAAAATGCTGTCTCACCTGCAATAACACTGGGGTAGAGACTTGCTCCAATACCTCACCAAAGGCCAGCAGGACATACGCTTCATCTTCGGTCATACGCAACATGTGATCCAGTCTTCTCGCGAATTCACCTGGACGCTGTGACAACAGATCGATCAGACTCCAGACATTCCGATATTGGAAGGCAAGCTCCACACTTCCGTTGAAGGTCGAATACGGTTTATTATTACGCAAAATATCAAAAGCCTCTTCGCATCGTGGATACCGAAGCTTATATTCCGAAGGATGCAGAATTTCGCCGAGACGAATCCAGCGATCTTTATAACGCAGCATATCCTCCGTGATGGAGCCACATTGCTCCAATAATCCGAGCAAAAGGCGTCTCTCACGGCGTTTAAATTTTCGGAAGGGAGAAGCCGCAGCGAGGCTGACATCACCATTCGACCAGGCAACAGCCAGACGCAGGACATCACTTGCCGTTTTGAAATACGGACCGATTCGGTCGATGTTCGCCTTTTCATGCTTCAACAGCGAGGCAACCACAAAGCCTACATTTTCTTTGAACGGAATCTCAGCGGGTAATAGCGCATCCACGTCTTCCGGGTCTGCGTGCTCCAATACCGTGTCGATATCCGCCTTGTCTGTTTCAGAGATGGAACCTTTTGCTTCAATGATCTGACGGATTAGCGCCTGGAATGCTTGTTTGTTTCCCAAACCAATGACTTTCAAGTCCGTCTTCTCCAGCAAAGGCATTCGCTCCACAGATGGTTGATCCGAATAGACCACAGTCAGGTTGGTCAGATAATGAATAATTGCATTAAGGTATAACTCCGCTTCATCCGCTTGCATCACCTGCATTGGGAATCCTGCATACATCGGTGTGTACTTCACATGTGCGCCGACCATGACTCTCAGATCCGCCACAAGTTGATGATATACTGCTTCAAACTGTTCCATGGACAGCTGTCTCATCGCCTGCATTAGCTCATCCGAGAAGGTGTATCCGAGTGCTTCAATATTTTTGAGGGCAGTCGCCAGGTGTGTCTTCGGCAACTGTTGTTTCCCTTCGTTTGATTCAATAATGAGTTTGTTCGCTCTGCGCAAATAAATCGTATTGTCCATGATAAAAGAGTCCAGGAAAGCCACATCCCTATATAACGTGAAAGGTTAGGGTTAGAAGGAAGGAATATGATAGCCTGGACGCCTCCTCTCTGATAATGAAATCTTCAGGAGAGCTGCGACCCTATGATCTCCAATGATGTAGAAGGAAGGATCGCAATAGCCTGAAGGCCAGCGATTCGAAGTTCGTCACCCGAACCTCTGGTGAACCCATCATCTCAGATTCCACGATATGCCAACAGGGCGAAAGTATTACGACACCCCATTGAAATTCTTTTTTATATCCACCAAAAGATATATGTGGTTTATGATCTTTCCCAAATCCAGGGGGAGTGCTCAAAATTGTGTCGAATATAACGAAGAAGAACCCTAGAGAATGATGCAGAAACGAGGTTAGGACGATGGAACTTCAAAAATTATATTCTGATTATATACGGCTCAAATTCAATTGTGGAGTTAAGCCTGCGCCTTCGTGCACAGATTATATGGAGTATGGTTTGTATGAGGATAATAGTGCCGAACTGTTTATGGTATCCCACCCAGATGAGACATTTACAAGCTGGATGTCGAGACTGCGTCCGAAAGATCCCTATTATGGATCAAGGCCAGACTGGAAGCCGACTCTCTCAGAACCATTTGAACAGCTCGATGTTTATGACGAAATGATTATGTATTATCTGTTATTTACCATCAACACCACGCTGTCGATCAACACGTATAACACCTACAGTGCCATGAATGAATTTATGAAAGGCTATAGCTTCTTCCAATTGTCTCAGCTAAGCGAAATTCCCCAATTCAGCGAGGAACAAAAGCATCTGTTACGTGACTTTTTCTTCTTTTTTTACCTCTATGCACACCCGGTTAATGAAGATACATTATATGCCTGCTCATTCAGCGAACAACACCTTGTACATACGAAGACCGACATTTCATTGGAGGATTATTTTTCGGCATACCATGATCACTACACCTTACTTCGAAATGAATACAGGGAACAAATCGTAATCACTGCTGAAGAGATCCAAGCCTGCAAACGCCTGACGCTGGAACTGCTATATACCATTGAAGGCCGATCTCCCAAGTTAAACATGCCTTCAGAGGAAGGTTTGGAACCAATCATCATGTTAATCAACAACGTGAGTCAGATGTTACAGTTGTATACAGAGGAACCGGAGGCATTATTCCAGATCATGCGGGATTTCCTTATTCAAGCTGAAGGTCACTCCAGTACATACGCTAACCACTGTTTCAAGACACTGCTTCAGAACTATGCTTCATATATCCTGTTTTTCCGATTTGATGAGGTTCAATTGCTGGTAGATGCTTTCAGGCATACCCCGGCTTGGTGCGAAATAATTGTTAGTAAACTGTTCAACGACTCCATCTTCCTTGAAAAGATCATGAGACTACAGCAGGTCAATCTTGACGCTTATCCAGACGTCACTATGTTCTTTAATGAAGAGGCACGAAAGATGATTTTGTAGCAACGATCTGGCCCTACAAAAAAATGCCTAAAAAAGCCTTTGCCGACCCCCAATGTCAGCAAAGGCTTTTCGTTTTAAATTGTTTATTGATCAATCAAGTTGGTTACTTTCAACATTCTTGCAATCAATGCAGTGACCTCAGCACGGGTCATCGTAGTCTTCGGACTCAGAACCTCTGGTCCATTACCTTGGATGATTCCGGCTGCAATCAACTGGGCTACATCTTCTTTCGCCCAATTCGATACATCCGCTGCATCACTATAACGTTCCAGTTCAGCGTTCATCTGATCCGGGCTAATTGCCGCTTCCGGTTCAATCAGACGATACGCACGAGCAACCATGGCAAATCCTTGCTCACGTGTGATCTCCTGATTACCGTAGAAGTTCCCATTATCGTAACCGCGAACGATACCGAATTCATTCGCAAGGGCTACCGCGGAGCGGAACCATGCGGAATCGTTAACGTCAGGGAATAGATTCTGTGGTGCATCCTGACGCATTAAGCCCAGTCCAAGCACAACAATTTCGGCAAACTCGGAACGAGTAACCTGACGGTTCGGTGAGAAGGTGTTATCTCCGTTACCTTGCAGATCTAATCTCGCAGCGATGTTGTTCACATCCGTTTTGCCCCAGTGGGATCTGGCATCTTCAAAATCCTGCGGATTCCAGATGACCGAGTAACTTCCGCTGCTGCGCAAGTCATTAATGAGTGCATAGTAACGACTATCGATCTTCGTGACAACCGTTGGTACATGGAAGATGCTACCGTCCGGGTTAATGATCACGCCTGTGGTAATCCGGTTCGGATCGATACCTTCTGGAAGTGCAATATACTTCGGTGCATAACCGTTCAACTGGCCGGATCTAACTGTCTGTCCATCTTTCGTAAATGTCAGATCCAGATCGACCGGATCCACCAGAAGCTCATACCCTTCGGTTGCAGCCTTGTTTTTCACGCTGCTGATCAAGGCATCCGAAGAACGTGCAATGTCGACATGTACAGCAATATCTTTCATTGCAACGTTGCCCAGTTGCTTGGACACACCGTTCAGGTCCATTTTGCCACCAGGTACCGGATAGATCGCCAACGGATTGCTAATGTTCAATTTGGAACCTTGATCTACTAATTGTTTCAATGTTTCGAGGGTTAAACCATCCACCTTCATATCCCCATCATTCGGCGAATGAATGGCGAACTGCTGACCTGTGCCTTGTGACATGGCAACATTCAACTTGGCTGGATCAACTTGAACCAATGTTTCTTTGTTGTCAGATGGTTTGGATGTAGCAAATGGTTGATGGCTACCATCCCGAGTTGTTTCCAAATTATCCTTCACGGGTGCCGTTGGTGTTGGTACTGGCGCAGGGGCAGGTGTGCTTCCACCGTTACCTCCCGTATTTCCACCGCCATTGTTCCCGCCGCCGTTGTTGCCTCCACCATTGTTACCATTGTCACTGGACGCTCTGGTGATAACCGTAGTGTACTCCGTCTGCAAACCATTCGTATCTGTAACTCTAATGACAATTGTGTTTGAACCTACCTTAAGTGCAAGATCATCACTACTACTGCCGCTCTCCACTTCCTTCCAGATTCCATCATGCAAAATCTCAATTTTGTCTGTAGAATCAGGAGCAGTTGGGTAAATACGTAGATTGTACACATCATTGGTTACCGTTGCTGCGTAGTTGAATTGGTTTGGATCAAATGCTTGGTTCAACGCAATATTTTTCCCAAATGAATCGGTCAGACTCAGCTGTGTCAGTGCTTCTTTTACAATAGTAAATGTTTTCGTTTTCGTAACGGAACGTCCTCCATCCACTGCTGTTACCTCAACGGTATAAGTGCCGGGTGCCAGATCTTCATCCAGATGATAGGACCAGTTTGGATCCCCAGCATTCCAGATCAAACTTCCTGCAACATCAACTACATTTCCATCCGCATCTTTCAACACTGCACTCAGCGTATCTGTATCCGTATGGACCGTACCCGAAACCGTTGGCTTCTTATCTGAAGTACTCCCTGCTGGTTCAGTAATCTTCAGCGCGCTCGCGAATGGGTCTTCCAAATCGAATTGGAAATCATGAACCAATGTCCCTTCTGCTCCCTGGCCTTTTAGATAGCCAGATGTTCCATTGTAAGCAACGTTAACCTTCTCATCACTTGATAATTTAACCGATTCGGGCAAGGTCAAAATCAATTTTGTAGGATCAGATCCGTCGATGACAGCTCCGACAACTTCTACGGTTTGCCCACCTACCGTAACTGTAAATGCACTACTTAGATCCACTTCAGAAACTACTTCGATACTTTTATCAAAATGAATGGATATCGTGCTTTCGCCCTCGATGAAGCTGCCGCTGTCCGCTTTGGGTTGATTCTTGACCAATCCATCGATTGCGTTATCCAATAATCTTAACAGGTCATTTACCTGAGTCTGTGTTACCAAAGGATTGCTCAAAAGTGTCTGTGCCTCTTGGACTTTGGTTTGCAATGCATTCCATGAATCTGTCGTGTAATCACCATTCGATAAAGCTAAGGCTTCTTTCACTTTTTTCGCTAATGACATTGTATTGACTGCGTGAAGAGCCTGATCGAATTCATCAACCTTGAGTCCGGTTAACGCGTCTCTCAACGTGCCACTACCGTCATAGTTAATTGTAATTTCTTCTCCCGATTCAAGCTGAGCTTCCGTCAGAGGGATGGAAATCGTAGATCCATTAGCTATAAATTGACTAAGATTATCATACACGGTACCTCCAACTGTGACGGTGAAACCCTTCAAATCATCCGATTTCACGTCACGATTGAAGGTAAGATTTAGAATTCCATCGTCGTTTACTTGCGATGTTTGCAAATGGGCACCCTTAGGTTCCGGATATGCAGCTGCAAACGTGAAGTAAGAACCGTCCGCAAAGTTGGAACTGTTTAATGTAACCTTTCCATCCGTTACTGGATAAAAGATATCATTATTGTCAAAAGAGTCATCTTGGCTAAGAATGATGTAGCTTGGTGTTACACCTTCAGCATCATCCACTTGAAGTGTGATATCTTGATCATTCCAGTTCGTTTTGTCCACCTGATATGAACGATCCATGATCTTTACACGAAAGCCATCTTTCACGATGGATGCACTTACATAAGATACGGTATCGTTCACGCTCTTGTCTGCAAACATAAAGAAGGAGTTGTTATCCATCGTATTCTCATTGTCGGCATTATCTGAATGAATCGTATCTCCAAGAGCAATGGCTACATTTGAGCCGACTCCTTGTGACTTGGATTGTTTCTGGTCCTGGGCACCCAAGTCATCACGTCCGATCCCGGTAATGCGATTCTTGTAATCTGCCTGGTTCGACGAATTCCAGAAAACCGTACCTTCTTCTCCGTTCCAATCACTGGCAACATAGTTGTCTGCCAGAGTGATTCCGTATTTTAACCCCAAGTAACTGTACACTTTAGTTCTTTCAACGTCCTGTAACTCGCGATTATATAATATCGTTTCCGATATTAGTCCATTAAACCTTCGATTATGCCCTGCTCCGAAGTAGTAACCCGTAGCACTCGTGGCACTATTAAAGTTCGCTGTTCCTGCAGTTGTTTTATCGATTAACTTCGTACTATTTAAATACATCCCAAAATAATTCTCAGTGCGAAGTACATTGAAAATATCTGCTTGCCCTAACTGATACGGGTTACCTGCATTATTTCGAATCAATTCGTCGTTCCCTGCATTGCCAAATGAAGATCTGATTACACTTGTACTGTACGTGTCGGTACTTCCTTGGCCGCCAAAATGCCAAGGGAAACCGCTCGCAGCAGCTCCTTGAATGGAAAATGCCTCACGAGCGACATCCGTTGTATGGAAAGGCTCCCTGACATAGTATCCTTTGTTGCCATCAATTAATATACCGCTGTTAAAGTTAATGGCACCTGTAACTAAGGTGTTAGGATTTACGATACTCCACACATTATCATGTTCTACATTGGGGTCCAGATCTACCAGATCGGTCAAAGAAGTGATTTTACTGCCGTCAGCTGCCAGATTCATACTTTGCTCAACGTCAATCCATGATATGAGTCCATCGCTTACACCACCCGGATATCCCCCTGCGGTAATCGCGGTACTGTTGGATACAGGATTTTCAGTATCTGCATGAGCTTCTATGGCTGGAAACAAAATTGGTGTAGGCAATATACTCGCAACCATCACCAAAGAAAGCACCCTTGACCATACTCTTGTCATTTTGCTGTTGTGCAAATTCTTATTGTTCTTCAAACACTTGTCACACCTTTCGACTAATATCTAATTTTAGCTAAATCATTCTTCTCATAATCCCTTTCAGGATGCTGATTTACTAGATTGTGTTAATTTTGAAATACTTCATTGCTTATTCTACACTGAGCCTCTTACCAAACTCTTACCAAGCTATACGATAATGAATACAAACGATAGCAAGGAGGATATGAGGGTGGATAACCTTTTATCATATCCTCTAGCAGGAGACACATAGAGTTCAGCGGCTCCAACGTCAGTTCAAAAAATAAAAAGCCTTTGCCGACCCCCAATGTCAGCAAAGGCTTTTCGTTTTAAATTGTGTTTATTGATCAATCAGGTTTGTTACTTTCAACATTCTTGCAATCAATGCAGTGACCTCAGCACGGGTCATCGTAGTCTTCGGACTCAGAACCTCTGGTCCATTACCTTGGATGATTCCGGCTGCAATCAACTGGGCTACATCTTCTTTCGCCCAATTCGATACATCCGCTGCATCACTGTAACGTTCCAGTTCAGCGTTCATCTGATCCGGGCTAATTGCCGCTTCCGGTTCAATCAGACGATACGCACGAGCAACCATGGCAAATCCTTGCTCACGTGTGATCTCCTGATTACCGTAGAAGTTCCCATTATCGTAACCGCGAACGATACCGAATTCATTCGCAAGGGCTACCGCGGAGCGGAACCATGCGGAATCGTTAACGTCAGGGAATAGATTCTGTGGTGCATCCTGACGCATTAAGCCCAGTCCAAGCACAACAATCTCGGCAAACTCGGAACGAGTAACCTGACGGTTCGGTGAGAAGGTGTTATCTCCGTTACCTTGCAGATCTAATCTCGCAGCGATGTTGTTCACATCCGTTTTGCCCCAGTGGGATCTGGCATCTTCAAAATCCTGCGGATTCCAGATGACCGAGTAACTTCCGCTGCTGCGCAAGTCATTAATGAGTGCATAGTAACGACTATCGATCTTCGTGACAACCGTTGGTACATGGAAGATGCTACCGTCCGGGTTAATGATCACGCCTGTGGTAATCCGGTTCGGATCGATACCTTCTGGAAGTGCAATATACTTCGGTGCATAGCCGTTCAACTGGCCAGATCTAACTGTCTGTCCATCTTTCGTAAATGTCAGATCCAGATCAACCGGTGTGACAAGTAGCTCGTATCCTTGGGATGCGGCTCTTGTCTCGGCGCTGTCAATCAAAGCATCCGAGGAACGTGCGATATCAACATGGACATCAATATCATTCAACGCTGCATTACCAAGCTGTCTGGACACACCATTCACGTCCATTTTACCGCCAGGTACCGGATAGATTGCCAGCGGATTGCTAATGTTTAGTTTGGAACCTTGATCCACCAATTGTTTCAATGTTTCGAGGGTTAAACCGTCCACCTTCATATCACCATCATTCGGTGAATGAATGGCAAACTGCTGTCCTGTGCCTTGTGACATGGCAACATTCAGCTTGGCTGGATCAACTTGAACCAACGTTTCTTTGTTGTTAGATGGTTTGGATGTAGCAAATGGTTGATGGCTACCATCCCAAGTTGTTTCCAAATTATCCTTCACGGGTGCCGGAGTAGGCGTTGGTACTGGCGCAGGTGTAGGTGCTGGTGTGCTTCCACTGTTACCGCCCGTATTTTCACCGCCGCCATTGTTGCCTCCACCATTGTTACCATTGTCACTGGATGCTCTAGACACGTTAATTTTATACTCCGTAACATGGCCAAGTGAATCCGTTACTCTAACAACGATCTTATTTCCACCAACTTGGAGCGGTAGATTCTCACTTACAGTACCACTTGAAACCTCGTTCCATTCTCCATCTCCAACAGCTATTTCAATCTTGGCAAGTGGATCAAGTGCCGTTGGCGTTAGCTGAAATTGATATACGCTATTTGGCACAGAGATGGTGTAGGTATCTTTAGCCGGATCAAAGGCCGGAGACAAGCCTCCCACGGAAGGGACCAGTGTTTGCAAGGTAGATGTATCCGTACCAATCACTTTGGTAAGTCCTGTTCTAGCGTTAGTCAGATCTTGAAGTGCCTTATCTACCTGCGCTTGAGTTGCTGTCAGATCATTAAGCACTCGATTTGCTTCATTCATCGCATTATCCAGTGCTGTCCAGCTTGCTGGTGTGTAGGCTGACTCTTCCAGGCTTTCACCTGTAATTTCAGTTACTTTCGCTTGCAAAGCTGATTTATCTACAACGGGTACAGATGTTGTAGGGATTAGGCCCGTTCTTGCATCTGTCAGATCCTGAAGCGCTTTGTCTACCTGCGCTTGGGTCGCTGTCGGATCATTCAACACTCGCTCTGCTTCATTCATCGCATTATCCAGTGCTGTCCAGCTCGCTGGCGTATACGCTGATTCTTCCAGGTTTTCACCTGTAATTTCAGTTACTTTCGCTTGCAAAGCTGATTTATCTACAACGGGCACAGATGTTGTAGGGATTAGGCCCGTTCTTGCATCTGTCAGATCCTGAAGCGCTTTGTCTACCTGCGCTTGGGTCGCTGTCGGATCATTCAACACTCGCTCTGCTTCATTCATCGCATTATCCAGTGCTGTCCAGCTCGCTGGCGTATACGCTGATTCTTCCAGGTTTTCACCTGTAATTTCAGTTACTTTCGCTTGCAAAGCTGATTTATCTACAACGGGCACAGATGTTGTAGGGATTAGGCCCGTTCTTGCATCTGTCAGATCCTGAAGCGCTTTGTCTACCTGCGCTTGGGTCGCTGTCAGATCATTAAGCACTCGATTTGCTTCATTCATCGCATTATCCAGTGCTGTCCAGCTTGCTGGTGTGTAGGCTGACTCTTCCAGGCTTTCACCTGTAATTTCAGTTACTTTCGCTTGCAAAGCTGATTTATCTACAACGGGTACAGATGTTGTAGGGATTAGGCCCGTTCTTGCTTCTGTCAGATCCTGAAGTGCCTTGTCTACCTGCGCTTGAGTTGCTGTCGGATCATTCAACACTCGCTCTGCTTCGTTCATCGCATTATCCAGTGCTGTCCAGCTCGCTGGTGTATACTCCTCTTCGTCCAGCTCGCCTGTTTCGATCTTATCTTTAATATCATCGAATTTGGCTTTCAACTTCGCCTTATCAATAGCAACAACATAATTTTTTGAATTCGACTCTTCTGAATCTGAATAGGCTGGATTGTTCGTCTTCGCTGTTACTGTCACTTTGTAGGTGCCAACTTCTAGCGTTGGTACCAATTGCGACAGGTTAAGCGCCGTTCCGGTTACTTCCTCCGTCCGCTTCGTGCCGTCTCCCAGTTCAATCGTTACTTCATATTTATCTGCATGTGCAACTGCTTCCCATGTCAACTCATCGTCGGTCAGTGTGACGTCCGGTACCGTCAAAGGAGTAGCAGCAGTTGCAATGGTAAAGTACGAGTTCGGACCAAAACTAGAGGTACTCAGGGTTACTTGGCCGTTCTCAATCAAATGTAATGAGTTTGGATTACCAAATTGAGTATTATCGCTGATCACAACATACCGAGGCAACGCCGGGTTACCTCCCGTTTCGTCTACCTGAAGTGTAATCTGTGATTCAGTCCAGTTTGCTTTCTGTACCTTGAAGATACGCTCCATCCCAAGTAGTTTTTTCCCATCTTTCGTAATTGGTGTTTTGAATTCAGTACTTGCTCCATTGTCACCAAACGTAAAGAAAGAAGAATCCTTTAAGAATTCATTTTTATTTGCAGAATTGGTATCCTCAACACTGTTGCCCAATGCAATCGTCAACGTAGATCCCAGTTCCTGCGCTTTGGCTTGTTTCTGCATCAATCCGCTCTGATCATCTCGACCGATGCTTGTAATGCGATGGGTATAGACTGCGTTCTCCTGGGCATCCCAGATAGTTGCCATGTTTGAATCGACATATGAATTGGCTGTCGTCTGATCCAGCGTATAGCCGTATTTGATCGCCAAATATGTGCTGACTTTTTGGCGTTCTGCGTCCGTCAGAGCATGGTCAAATACGATGATTTCTTCAATCGTACCCTGCCAATGTTCAATGCCCGTTGCTGCTGGGATCAGCTTGCCGACTACTGCTCCGCCAGAGTTACCAGTATCCCATAGCTTCACATTATCTTTTCCCCAGTCATTTAGTTGCTGTACCTGCTTCATTTTACTGTACAATCTAGCTATGTTGGGTTCAGTTTCCCCGCCTGTCCAAGTAACAAATTGCTCGTTCGGGAATGTCGTGCCCAAGAATCCTTCAGGGGTGTATAATGTTTGGTTCCTGTCACTGTTAAATGTCGTCAAGCCGCCCCTTGTATTATTCTGAAGCATCCCCATACCCGTATAAGCACCCGGTGTTTGTACTCCCCATGAAATAATATAATTGAGGCCTCCAGTTTTATTGGTTCTACTAACGGTAATGATCGATCTGGGGCTCTTCCCTTGAGGAAGCTTACTTACATCCAGATTCATAAAACTACTCGTGCCGTTATATTCCAATACCGGATTGAAATTGATATTATGATTTTTATCATCCCAATAGGTCGGTTGGTTAGCTTCCGTACTTTGGGTTGCATTGTTTATTTTACTGCCTTGATCTTCCCAAGTACTCACCTTTTGGCCACTGGCAACTCCCATCCCCAGATCTGATCGTAGCCACAGTGCAGAGGCACCAATTCCACCTGGACCAACAGGAGTCTCGTTAGTCGCCTCCGCTTGAACCAAACTCATGGGCAACGTTCCAATCACCAGAATAAAGGAAAGAACCAGCATGGACATTCTTTGCCATGGTTTCTTCCGGATTTCTGCTGTGTACATAATTTCCTCCTACTTAATATGTTATTTTTGGACTGCTTACTGACTCAAAACATCATATCTACCCTCATCTTGCTTATTCTACACATGGCCTCTTACCAAACTCTTACCAAACCTTTCACTAGCAAATACGACAAAAAAAACAACCTCGCAAACGAAGCTGCAAGGCTGTGTATTTCAATCAAATATTCGAATTTTTCCATTGTTGGTACCATAACTCAACTTCCAGGCCAGGACGTATACCTGCCTCTTGTTCTAACGTAGTGACCAACTGATTATATTGAGCGATCACAGGATCTTTATTACCTAATCGATCATAGGTCTTCATTAAGGCCAATCCGACTTCCTCCAATGATGGCTCGAATTGCTGTACCCGGTGATATAGCGTGAGTGCTTCCGTATTCTGTCCCAGCTCGATGTAATATTGTGCGAGTTGCATGGCGTGGTTACGCCAGAGTGCATGCAATCGCTGGCGCTCCAACTCAGCCCAGACATAATCGTCCTCTCCATAATATTTGCCTTCATATTGATCTGAGGTCTGCCGATGTTCAGCTATTGTAGACGAAGATAATAGAGGCAATCGGTTAAGACGGC
Coding sequences:
- a CDS encoding TerD family protein, yielding MDNTIYLRRANKLIIESNEGKQQLPKTHLATALKNIEALGYTFSDELMQAMRQLSMEQFEAVYHQLVADLRVMVGAHVKYTPMYAGFPMQVMQADEAELYLNAIIHYLTNLTVVYSDQPSVERMPLLEKTDLKVIGLGNKQAFQALIRQIIEAKGSISETDKADIDTVLEHADPEDVDALLPAEIPFKENVGFVVASLLKHEKANIDRIGPYFKTASDVLRLAVAWSNGDVSLAAASPFRKFKRRERRLLLGLLEQCGSITEDMLRYKDRWIRLGEILHPSEYKLRYPRCEEAFDILRNNKPYSTFNGSVELAFQYRNVWSLIDLLSQRPGEFARRLDHMLRMTEDEAYVLLAFGEVLEQVSTPVLLQVRQHFAQRNERQDLRVFFPKGNVAKAFAVPNELPEIDEGTCQDVVQLCEQALVERFANLSPLGKTYVDPQLHDYLVPFSQRSASKALHTIVRGSRVPMAEGDTIRFFNWWKEGDVDGKSTGRVDIDLSAVMYDKDWNYVEHISYTNLRSSNYKAVHSGDIVTAPNGASEFIDLHIPSIVAFGGRYVVATLLSFTSHPYCDLPECFVGWMMRKKPGSGEIFEPSTVANKIDITADTQIAIPVIMDLVERTVIWTDLALTRYPDYHNNVEGNQKGIVLMGKALTTLRKPDLHDLFMLHAKARGELVDTIDQADTIYSVDQGVTPYDIEQIMAEYLV
- a CDS encoding S-layer homology domain-containing protein, producing MTRVWSRVLSLVMVASILPTPILFPAIEAHADTENPVSNSTAITAGGYPGGVSDGLISWIDVEQSMNLAADGSKITSLTDLVDLDPNVEHDNVWSIVNPNTLVTGAINFNSGILIDGNKGYYVREPFHTTDVAREAFSIQGAAASGFPWHFGGQGSTDTYSTSVIRSSFGNAGNDELIRNNAGNPYQLGQADIFNVLRTENYFGMYLNSTKLIDKTTAGTANFNSATSATGYYFGAGHNRRFNGLISETILYNRELQDVERTKVYSYLGLKYGITLADNYVASDWNGEEGTVFWNSSNQADYKNRITGIGRDDLGAQDQKQSKSQGVGSNVAIALGDTIHSDNADNENTMDNNSFFMFADKSVNDTVSYVSASIVKDGFRVKIMDRSYQVDKTNWNDQDITLQVDDAEGVTPSYIILSQDDSFDNNDIFYPVTDGKVTLNSSNFADGSYFTFAAAYPEPKGAHLQTSQVNDDGILNLTFNRDVKSDDLKGFTVTVGGTVYDNLSQFIANGSTISIPLTEAQLESGEEITINYDGSGTLRDALTGLKVDEFDQALHAVNTMSLAKKVKEALALSNGDYTTDSWNALQTKVQEAQTLLSNPLVTQTQVNDLLRLLDNAIDGLVKNQPKADSGSFIEGESTISIHFDKSIEVVSEVDLSSAFTVTVGGQTVEVVGAVIDGSDPTKLILTLPESVKLSSDEKVNVAYNGTSGYLKGQGAEGTLVHDFQFDLEDPFASALKITEPAGSTSDKKPTVSGTVHTDTDTLSAVLKDADGNVVDVAGSLIWNAGDPNWSYHLDEDLAPGTYTVEVTAVDGGRSVTKTKTFTIVKEALTQLSLTDSFGKNIALNQAFDPNQFNYAATVTNDVYNLRIYPTAPDSTDKIEILHDGIWKEVESGSSSDDLALKVGSNTIVIRVTDTNGLQTEYTTVITRASSDNGNNGGGNNGGGNNGGGNTGGNGGSTPAPAPVPTPTAPVKDNLETTRDGSHQPFATSKPSDNKETLVQVDPAKLNVAMSQGTGQQFAIHSPNDGDMKVDGLTLETLKQLVDQGSKLNISNPLAIYPVPGGKMDLNGVSKQLGNVAMKDIAVHVDIARSSDALISSVKNKAATEGYELLVDPVDLDLTFTKDGQTVRSGQLNGYAPKYIALPEGIDPNRITTGVIINPDGSIFHVPTVVTKIDSRYYALINDLRSSGSYSVIWNPQDFEDARSHWGKTDVNNIAARLDLQGNGDNTFSPNRQVTRSEFAEIVVLGLGLMRQDAPQNLFPDVNDSAWFRSAVALANEFGIVRGYDNGNFYGNQEITREQGFAMVARAYRLIEPEAAISPDQMNAELERYSDAADVSNWAKEDVAQLIAAGIIQGNGPEVLSPKTTMTRAEVTALIARMLKVTNLIDQ